A region from the Tachysurus vachellii isolate PV-2020 chromosome 25, HZAU_Pvac_v1, whole genome shotgun sequence genome encodes:
- the LOC132839915 gene encoding mucin-2 codes for MYLRGEVYWVCSHSVGCARAAAHRGGTRRMPLKYRKLFPGRERTSAHLLWLWILIPLIAQADSYFMSNSKAVLQGCRDQWILQDKQSVPKLSQITVCMDMRLLTAGNWMAFSYTTPRSPKYDLALHGDSEAMYAWILGVQHRFPVQLTLERWHRLCLRIDSLRNSFILNIGSSQKTYERRVFAHAMQLNGKLQLGCQPWDIFPETSMATIELYMFRMWGDVREHANCEDGTIVGWDSSMWSISRAQAWVQDNALYCGTLSLSHLVRVKRSSDRSTIMNGPATPFITTSQERTTTTNFTTAVTATSETNTSINTVDHSTITDAPVTTMSTAPSIDTISAQNISTSCTISTIAHNTLSDTTPNNQTNPISTTTNNQTNDFSTTTNNQTNDISTTTDNQTNPISTTTDNQTNDFSTTTDNQTNPISTTTNNQTNDFSTTTSNQTNPISTTTNNQPNISTTTNNQTNSISTTTNNQTNDFSTTTNNQTNDISTTTDNQTNPISTTTNNQTNISTTTDNQTHPTSTTTDNQTNPISTTTNNQTNISTTTDNQTHPTSTTTDNQTNPISTTTNNQTNISTTTDNQTNPISTTTNNQTNISTTTDNQTHPTSTTTDNQTNPISTTTNNQTNISTTTDNQTNPISTTTDNQTNPISTTTNNQTNISTTTDNQTNPISTTTDNQTNPISTTTDNQTNPISTTKDNQTHPTSTTTDNQTNPISTTTDNQTNPISTTTDNQTNPISTTTDNQTHPTSTTTDNQTNPISTTTDNQTNSISTTTDNQTNISTTTDNQTHPTSTTTDNQTNPISTTTDNQTNPISTTTDNQTNPISTTTDNQTNPISTTTDNQT; via the exons ATGTACTTGCGAGGTGAAGTTTATTGGGTCTGTTCTCACTCTGTAGGATGCGCGCGCGCGGCGGCGCACCGAGGCGGCACCAG AAGGATGCCTCTTAAATACAGAAAGCTTTTTCCCGGACGAGAGAGGACGTCCGCTCATCTTCTCTGGCTTTGGATTCTGATTCCTCTCATTGCTCAAG CTGACAGCTACTTCATGAGCAATTCCAAGGCTGTACTGCAGGGATGTAGAGACCAGTGGATTCTGCAGGACAAGCAGAGCGTGCCAAAGCTCTCCCAGATCACCGTGTGCATGGACATGCGTTTACTGACTGCAGGAAACTGGATGGCGTTTAGCTACACGACGCCTCGCTCACCAAAATATGACCTGGCACTGCATGGTGACAGCGAGGCCATGTACGCCTGGATCCTGGGTGTGCAACATCGCTTCCCTGTGCAGCTCACGCTGGAACGTTGGCACCGGTTGTGTCTGCGCATTGACTCATTGCGTAACAGCTTCATTTTGAACATCGGCAGCAGTCAGAAGACGTACGAACGTAGAGTGTTTGCTCACGCCATGCAACTCAACGGTAAGCTACAGCTGGGATGTCAGCCGTGGGACATATTCCCAGAAACCAGCATGGCCACCATAGAGCTCTACATGTTCAGGATGTGGGGGGACGTGAGAGAGCATGCAAACTGCGAGGACGGCACAATTGTGGGCTGGGACTCGAGCATGTGGAGTATCAGTCGAGCCCAGGCCTGGGTCCAGGACAACGCCCTTTACTGCG GCACACTCAGTCTTTCACACCTTGTACGGGTAAAACGCAGCAGTGACAGAAGTACTATTATGAATG GACCAGCCACACCATTTATAACCACATCTCAAGAGCGCACAACGACCACTAACTTTACTACAGCAGTCACTGCTACTTCTGAAACTAATACTTCTATTAACACAGTTGACCACTCTACTATCACAGATGCCCCTGTGACTACTATGTCTACTGCTCCTTCTATAGATACTATTTCTGCTCAGAACATTTCTACAAGTTGCACAATTTCTACCATTGCACACAATACACTCTCTGATACTACCCCAAATAACCAGACAAATCCTATTTCTACTACCACAAATAACcaaacaaatgatttttcaACTACCACAAATAACCAGACAAATGATATTTCTACTACCACTGATAACCAGACAAATCCTATTTCTACTACCACTGATAACcaaacaaatgatttttcaACTACCACAGATAACCAGACAAATCCTATTTCTACTACCACAAATAACCAGACAAATGATTTTTCAACTACCACCAGTAACCAGACAAATCCTATTTCTACTACCACAAATAACCAGCCAAATATTTCTACTACCACAAATAACCAGACAAATTCTATTTCTACTACCACAAATAACcaaacaaatgatttttcaACTACCACAAATAACCAGACAAATGATATTTCTACTACCACTGATAACCAGACAAATCCTATTTCTACTACCACAAATAACCAAACAAATATTTCTACTACCACAGATAACCAGACGCATCCAACTTCTACTACCACAGATAACCAGACAAATCCTATTTCTACTACCACAAATAACCAGACAAATATTTCTACTACCACAGATAACCAGACGCATCCAACTTCTACTACCACAGATAACCAGACAAATCCTATTTCTACTACCACAAATAACCAGACAAATATTTCTACTACCACAGATAACCAGACAAATCCTATTTCTACTACCACAAATAACCAGACAAATATTTCTACTACCACAGATAACCAGACGCATCCAACTTCTACTACCACAGATAACCAGACAAATCCTATTTCTACTACCACAAATAACCAGACAAATATTTCTACTACCACTGATAACCAGACAAATCCTATTTCTACTACCACAGATAACCAGACAAATCCTATTTCTACTACCACAAATAACCAGACAAATATTTCTACTACCACAGATAACCAGACAAATCCTATTTCTACTACCACAGATAACCAGACAAATCCTATTTCTACTACCACAGATAACCAGACAAATCCTATTTCTACTACCAAAGATAACCAGACGCATCCAACTTCTACTACCACAGATAACCAGACAAATCCTATTTCTACTACCACAGATAACCAGACAAATCCTATTTCTACTACCACAGATAACCAGACAAATCCTATTTCTACTACCACAGATAACCAGACGCATCCAACTTCTACTACCACAGATAACCAGACAAATCCTATTTCTACTACCACAGATAACCAGACAAATTCTATTTCTACTACCACAGATAACCAGACAAATATTTCTACTACCACAGATAACCAGACGCATCCAACTTCTACTACCACTGATAACCAGACAAATCCTATTTCTACTACCACAGATAACCAGACAAATCCTATTTCTACTACCACAGATAACCAGACAAATCCTATTTCTACTACCACAGATAACCAGACAAATCCTATTTCTACTACCACAGATAACCAGAC ATAA